Sequence from the uncultured Flavobacterium sp. genome:
ACGTGAGTTAGGTGCGGATCTTTGTTTAAAACGTCTGTAATCAAAGTGGTTATTCCGCTTATTAATTCCTGTTTTTGCTCGCGAGTTACTCCTTCGCGGGTCAATTCTATTTTTACGTAAGGCATGACTTTAGTTTTTAGATTGTTCTAAATTATATTGCTTGTGCAGTAATATTGAAATCCAATTCAAAATCATTGTAAATCAATGTATCACCCAAATCTTTGAAGAAATTCCCTGAACGGAATCTAATATCATATTTGGTACGATCAATAACCAATTTACCCGAAACTGTAATTGCATTTTCAACATTCTCTAAACTTGCTTCAAAACCAACAACATGCGAAATATCTTTTATAGTAAGATTGCCTTCAAGATAATAAGTGCTGTCTGCTACTTCTTTTACAGAAAGAATATCAAAAGATGCGGTTGGAAATTTTTCGATAGAGAAAAAATCATCCGAAGCAAGATGTCCTGCAAATTGTTCATTTGCTTCAATATCTGTAATGTCCAGAATTTTTATTGTAGAGGTATTAATAACGATATTGCCTCCTTTTACTTTTCCACCATTCAAGATGAAATTACCTTCTTTGATACCAATTGTACCATTATGTGCACCGGTAACTTTTCTACCAGTCCATTCTACGTTGCTATTTGAGCTTACGATTTTAAAATTTGTTGTTTCCATTTTTATTGTATTTAAGTGTGTTTAAAACTACAATACAAAGGAACGGCGGATATAAAAATTGGTTACGTGACCTAGATCACATTCTTTTTTTTTGAGGTTCAAAGGGACAAAGGTTTTAAAATCTATAGTATTATTCCTTCGGAATTTTTTAAGGCGTTCCGGAGGAACAAAATATATTGTAGAGATGGATTTTAATCCATCATACGCAATCAAAACCCACGTCGAAATGACAAAACTAGACGCAAACATTATAAAAAAATCTGCTAAATCTGCCGAATCTGCGAGAAACTCATTCTCATTTTTGTCATTTCTAGGAACGAGAAATCACACTAGAAACTCGACAAACATTGGCAATATTATAGACGTAATTTCTTCTGTGAACAATATGGCGCTAAACCCGACAGATTTTAAAAACCTGTCGGGTTTAAACTATGCGTAAATTCAAGCGCGATTTTGTTTGCGTCCCGAAGCTTCGGGATTGCGGAGATTCCTCGTTCCTCAGAATGACAAACTATGCGTAAAGACATAATAATAATAATAATAATAATAATAATAAAATACTATTTATGAGCTTGCAATCTACTTAGCGTTTCTCTTGAAACACCCAAATAAGCGGCAATCAAATGTTTGGGAACAAGATTATACAATTGAGGATATAATGCCAAAAGCTCTTCATAACGGGTTTTAACATTGTTATTCATAAAAGATAAAAGCCTTTTTTGTGAGGCGATATATCCTTTGTTGGTTCTCCAGCGAAAAAAATGCTCTACCTGATGGAATTCCTTACACAGTTCTTCGCGGTCACTATTAGAAATACAAAGTACTTCAGCATCTGTAATACAATCAATATTTATGGTTGCAATTGTTTGATTATATAAAGCATTATAATCCGAAGTCCACCACGTAGGCATGGCAAACTGAAGAATATACATTTTGATTTCGTCATTTATAAAAAAAGCTTTTAAACAGCCCGAAATCACAAAATATTCGCAATCAACATGATCTCCGGCGCTTACAATCGTTTGCCCTTTCTTGAACGACATTGGTGAAAAATGAGAAAAAAAGTAATCGAATTCCTCGTCCGTTAATGAAGCGGTTTTGGCAATATGTTCTTTTAGTAGTTCTTTGGCTCCCATTCTTATTGTATGAATTTCTGTTGTTGAGAAAGTATTTTTCAAAGTTACGAAATCGGATTACATCAAAACTTTAGTTCTCTGGAAAAGCTTAAAGTTTAGAATGTCTGATTCAAATCTCAAATTGTCCGTTTCGGCAAAAAAGCAATATGATTCCGAAGCCTTTCGTCGCAAATTTGTCCTGTTTAACAACTTAAAAATTAAAATCATGAACACAAAAACAACAAAAATTATTTATTGGACAGGAATTATTTTAACTTCTTTATGGTTTGGTGCCAGCGGATTTTTTGAACTTACTACAAATCCTGTAGTTTGGAAAATCACTCAACAACTAGGTTATCCAACGCACTTTATTTATTTGCTCGGCGTAATGAAAGTATCCGGAGTTATCACGCTTTTGATTCCGAATAAATTATTAAGGTTGAAAGAATGGGTATTTGCAGGCGTTTTCTTCGACATCATTTTTGCTTTCTTTTCAAAAGTAGCGGTATTAGGTTTTCCTGCTACAATCGATGCAATTATTGCCTTTATTATGGTAAGCGTAACGTACATTATGTTTAGAAAATTATACACTGCAACTTACGTTAAAAACGAAATCGAAGCTTAAAATTTCTCTTCATTTCAGAAAATAAAAAATATCAAACTAAAATGTCTGAAGGTTTATTTCAGACATTTTTTAGTTTATTCAAAACATTAAAATACATCTAATTATTTTGCTTTATATAAAGTAAAAATTTAAACTTTAAAAATCATGAAAAATGCACTTTTAATAGTTGCGGTAATCGCACTTTCGGTTCTCTTTTTTCTCAATTGTTTCATGTTTCCGGACAGTCACGAAGAATTAATTGGAGAGCCAAAATCTGAAAAAACAAATCTGGAAATCTCAACTAATAATAATAATAATAATAATAGCTTCGCTGTTGTAGAACTTTTTACTTCAGAAGGTTGTTCGAGTTGTCCTCCCGCCGATGAATTAATGGCAAAATTGCAACAAGAAACTGGCGACAAAAACATTTATTTCCTGGCATATCATGTTGATTATTGGGATCGTTTGGGATGGAAAGATCAATTTAGTTCGAATGAATTTACGAATCGCCAACAGAAATATCAGGATTGGCTTCACTTGTTTGTAATGTACACGCCTCAATTTATCATTAACGGAACTACTGAATTTGCGGGTTATAATGAATCTGCTTTAGAACAGAAAGTTTCAAATGCTTTAAAAGCCAAAACCACCGCAGATTTGAATCTGAATGCAAAATCAGATAAAGATTCTTTCGAAGTAGATTTTAAAACTAATTTACTGGAGAAAAATACTAGTTTGTTTGTTGCGACAATTCAAAAGCAAGCAACTTCTAATGTAATTCGGGGTGAAAATAAGGGCAATATATTACATCATGTTCAGATTGTGAGACAGCTTGATTCTTTTTCTTTAACTGAAAAGGAAGGAAAAATAAAGATTCTTAAACCTGGGAATTATAACTTGAAAGACTTTGAATTAATTGGGTTTATTCAAAATACGGTTACCGGAAAAATACTTATAACAACAAAAGCTGATTTATTGTAAATCAGCTTTTTTATTTGTCTTAATGTTATGATTAATAAAGTTTTTTGTCATTTCGACAGAGGAGAAATCTTCGCGAGAAGCTCGACAAAGATTGGAGATATTATACTCGCAATTTCTGTTACGAACAATATCGCGACAAACCCGACAGGTTTTAAAAACCTGTCGGGTTTAAACGTTGCGGAGTTACTTGCGAAGATTTATCCTCCGTCGAATATGACAATATTGCGGAGAAAACTAAAATTTAAAAGTTATTTATCTATTCTCTAACCAACTTAAAAACGCAGTGGCTTTCTCTTTTCCTACCAATAATTTTTCTTCTGTGGGAACGGTTAATTTTAGAATTAATTTGCGTGAAAAATAATGTTCAGCTTCTCTGATTGCTGAGAAATTAACCAAATATTGTCTGTTGATTCTAAAGAATTGCATTGTAGACAATAGTTTATGAACCTCATCAAGGGATTGTGTAATTTGATATTCGGTTTTATCAAATGTCATAATCGTTGGAGTTTCATTTTTGATGTAAAAAAAGGCAATATTCTCTGTTAGAACGGTTTGATATTTATTGTTTTTAAAAACCAAAAAGCTGCTTTTTCCTGTATTTTCGCCGGTTCTGGTTAATAAATATTCGAAATCAGGCATCATTTTTTTATTCCTTTGAAAGAAATTCTTTAACTCGCCTACTTTCTTTATTGCGTTTGCAATGCTTTCTCTCGAAAAGGGTTTTAGGACATAATCTACTCCGTTTGATTTAAAAGCTTCGATCGCATAATCGTCAAAAGCGGTACAAAATATAACGGGTGACAAAACCTCAACGTTTTTAAATATCTCAAAACATAATCCATCTGCAAGTTGAATATCCATGAAAATAAGATCTGGCTGATCATTTTCCATCAAATAACTTACGGCTCCGTCTATGCTTTGTATATACGACAAAATTTGAGCATCTGGTCTGATACTCAAAATAAGCTGACCAAGTGCTTTGGCCGTTTTAACTTCATCTTCAATTATTATGATAGTCATAGATCATTGGGATTTTTACTTTAAAAGTAGTTTCGGTTTTATGAATTTCTATTTCTTTATGAATCAGATGCATAAATCTCTGATTAATGTTTTCAAGACCTACGCCTGTCGATAATACGCCTTTTTTGAGTTGTATCTTATTTTCGATAATCAGAAAATCATCTTCTGAATATAAATTAATATGCAAAGGTTTATCGAGCGAAACAACGTTGTGTTTGATACAATTTTCGATTAATAATTGCAATGTAAATGGCGGAATTGCTGAGTCGTATTGCTTTTGATTAACTTCGTTTATTAGAACAAATCCATCTTCGAAACGGGCTTTTAGCAAATAAACGTATGAATCTAAAATTTGAAGTTCTTCGCGAAGTGGTATTAAATCTAATTTTCGGCTTTCGAGTGTAAAACGATAAAAATCAGATAGTTTTAGAATAAAATCAGAGCTCTGCGGATCCTGAATTTCTACCATAGATTTTAATGTATTCAAGCTATTAAACAAGAAATGCGGATTGACTTGTTGTTTCAAAAGTTCGTATTGCGCGCCAAGATGTATTGCGTGAGTACGTTCAAGCTCCATTCCCATTTG
This genomic interval carries:
- a CDS encoding 4-oxalocrotonate tautomerase family protein, producing the protein MPYVKIELTREGVTREQKQELISGITTLITDVLNKDPHLTHVVIQEIELDDWGYAGEQVSVLREKGITADKK
- a CDS encoding YceI family protein; protein product: METTNFKIVSSNSNVEWTGRKVTGAHNGTIGIKEGNFILNGGKVKGGNIVINTSTIKILDITDIEANEQFAGHLASDDFFSIEKFPTASFDILSVKEVADSTYYLEGNLTIKDISHVVGFEASLENVENAITVSGKLVIDRTKYDIRFRSGNFFKDLGDTLIYNDFELDFNITAQAI
- a CDS encoding Crp/Fnr family transcriptional regulator — encoded protein: MKNTFSTTEIHTIRMGAKELLKEHIAKTASLTDEEFDYFFSHFSPMSFKKGQTIVSAGDHVDCEYFVISGCLKAFFINDEIKMYILQFAMPTWWTSDYNALYNQTIATINIDCITDAEVLCISNSDREELCKEFHQVEHFFRWRTNKGYIASQKRLLSFMNNNVKTRYEELLALYPQLYNLVPKHLIAAYLGVSRETLSRLQAHK
- a CDS encoding DoxX family protein codes for the protein MNTKTTKIIYWTGIILTSLWFGASGFFELTTNPVVWKITQQLGYPTHFIYLLGVMKVSGVITLLIPNKLLRLKEWVFAGVFFDIIFAFFSKVAVLGFPATIDAIIAFIMVSVTYIMFRKLYTATYVKNEIEA
- a CDS encoding DUF1223 domain-containing protein; protein product: MKNALLIVAVIALSVLFFLNCFMFPDSHEELIGEPKSEKTNLEISTNNNNNNNSFAVVELFTSEGCSSCPPADELMAKLQQETGDKNIYFLAYHVDYWDRLGWKDQFSSNEFTNRQQKYQDWLHLFVMYTPQFIINGTTEFAGYNESALEQKVSNALKAKTTADLNLNAKSDKDSFEVDFKTNLLEKNTSLFVATIQKQATSNVIRGENKGNILHHVQIVRQLDSFSLTEKEGKIKILKPGNYNLKDFELIGFIQNTVTGKILITTKADLL
- a CDS encoding LytTR family DNA-binding domain-containing protein produces the protein MTIIIIEDEVKTAKALGQLILSIRPDAQILSYIQSIDGAVSYLMENDQPDLIFMDIQLADGLCFEIFKNVEVLSPVIFCTAFDDYAIEAFKSNGVDYVLKPFSRESIANAIKKVGELKNFFQRNKKMMPDFEYLLTRTGENTGKSSFLVFKNNKYQTVLTENIAFFYIKNETPTIMTFDKTEYQITQSLDEVHKLLSTMQFFRINRQYLVNFSAIREAEHYFSRKLILKLTVPTEEKLLVGKEKATAFLSWLENR
- a CDS encoding histidine kinase; amino-acid sequence: MEKVKSFHVSRKVIWGSSIALAVLASIPKLFDADSTPGDIVINSSITLMFSIFIWYYNIYSLPKFSTQRTNKSLFNWKLLLSVILGILIMVVLVIGHQELFQISKMDAPIMFELRGVLINLIVYMFLHLLFQNYQTQQMGMELERTHAIHLGAQYELLKQQVNPHFLFNSLNTLKSMVEIQDPQSSDFILKLSDFYRFTLESRKLDLIPLREELQILDSYVYLLKARFEDGFVLINEVNQKQYDSAIPPFTLQLLIENCIKHNVVSLDKPLHINLYSEDDFLIIENKIQLKKGVLSTGVGLENINQRFMHLIHKEIEIHKTETTFKVKIPMIYDYHNN